A single region of the Candidatus Poribacteria bacterium genome encodes:
- a CDS encoding Gfo/Idh/MocA family oxidoreductase: protein MKPVKVGVIGCGVIGSRHLSIASEASHIELVAAADLIEANRTRAAEHFSPPKMYSNDVDLLNDDDVEAVVLAFPTQYRTAIALRAFESGKHVLIEKPIAMNAGEVEQLIAARGDLISGCCSSRKRFTASARLATELITTGGLGELRTVHCRAIVGAGKKPDTPRPAWRLIKALNGGGILVNWGCYDLDYLLGITGWQLKPQTVFAQTWTVPQVFTSHIAPGSDAETHYTAIIRCEGGIVLSVERGEFMTMHSHADWEIIGTEGSLKLNMQDGKPESIIHNRTATDGGVASTSLTEADETSETEHSTPLSDFAAAIRENRRPSTSLEKALVVQKITDAIYASAETGTAVEIGG, encoded by the coding sequence ATGAAACCTGTAAAAGTAGGTGTAATTGGGTGCGGTGTGATCGGAAGTCGGCATCTCAGTATCGCATCAGAGGCATCGCATATTGAGTTAGTTGCCGCAGCGGACCTCATCGAGGCAAACAGAACACGTGCCGCTGAGCATTTCAGCCCACCCAAAATGTATAGCAACGACGTTGATTTACTCAACGACGATGATGTCGAAGCAGTTGTCCTCGCATTTCCGACGCAATACCGGACCGCCATCGCCCTGCGTGCATTTGAAAGCGGCAAGCACGTGCTGATTGAAAAACCGATCGCGATGAATGCAGGTGAGGTTGAACAACTCATCGCGGCACGGGGTGACTTAATTTCAGGGTGCTGTTCCTCACGGAAGCGTTTCACGGCATCCGCCCGGCTTGCAACGGAACTCATCACGACGGGTGGTCTGGGTGAACTCCGTACCGTTCATTGCCGCGCCATCGTAGGTGCAGGAAAAAAGCCGGACACACCCCGTCCCGCCTGGCGATTGATTAAGGCTCTCAACGGTGGCGGTATCCTTGTTAACTGGGGATGCTACGACCTCGACTACCTACTCGGTATCACAGGATGGCAACTCAAACCACAAACTGTATTTGCGCAAACATGGACCGTGCCGCAGGTGTTCACATCGCATATCGCTCCCGGCTCCGATGCTGAAACGCATTATACTGCGATTATCCGTTGTGAGGGCGGTATTGTGCTGAGCGTGGAACGCGGTGAGTTCATGACGATGCATTCGCACGCAGATTGGGAAATTATCGGCACAGAAGGCTCCCTTAAACTGAATATGCAGGACGGAAAACCGGAAAGCATTATCCATAATCGCACGGCAACAGACGGCGGTGTAGCGTCTACATCCCTGACAGAAGCGGATGAAACATCCGAAACGGAACACAGCACGCCGTTGTCTGATTTCGCCGCCGCTATTCGAGAGAATCGTCGACCCTCAACGAGTTTGGAAAAAGCCCTTGTTGTTCAGAAAATAACCGATGCAATTTACGCTTCCGCAGAAACAGGAACTGCTGTGGAGATAGGAGGATAA
- a CDS encoding LamG domain-containing protein, with protein sequence MKPRGLTILCSICLSLIIVPFGSAEINIDDFAGIWLFDEGKGAIAKDFTENGNDGEFDGPKWINGKFGKALEFDGSPKYVIIEHNDLFNFEDDDFTVGCWMNSENKDAYVVIKRNGGAGFWAMSSSIDRDTGFFIFEGGGNHIDDGKTDIVGNGWHHTVAVRKKGVISLYVNGKKETERNVGANMDNPAILKFGGWGSENLIGGLDEVFITKKGVALEEEDIQLLAEEGWEAALDVSAKGKLATTWATLKAQ encoded by the coding sequence ATGAAACCCCGTGGGTTAACAATATTATGCAGTATTTGCTTGAGTCTCATTATTGTCCCGTTTGGCAGTGCCGAAATTAACATCGACGACTTTGCTGGCATCTGGCTCTTTGATGAAGGGAAAGGAGCAATTGCTAAAGATTTCACCGAGAACGGGAACGATGGGGAATTTGACGGCCCCAAATGGATAAATGGAAAGTTCGGCAAAGCACTGGAATTCGATGGAAGTCCGAAGTATGTCATTATTGAGCATAACGACCTCTTCAACTTTGAGGACGATGATTTTACTGTCGGATGCTGGATGAATTCGGAAAATAAAGATGCATACGTCGTGATCAAACGGAACGGCGGTGCTGGATTCTGGGCGATGAGTTCAAGTATTGACAGAGACACCGGTTTCTTCATCTTCGAGGGGGGTGGAAATCACATCGACGATGGCAAAACCGATATCGTTGGAAACGGTTGGCACCATACCGTCGCTGTTCGCAAGAAAGGCGTTATCTCCTTGTATGTGAACGGCAAAAAGGAGACAGAACGGAATGTCGGCGCAAATATGGATAACCCGGCTATTCTGAAATTCGGTGGCTGGGGTAGCGAAAATCTTATTGGCGGATTAGATGAAGTCTTTATCACGAAAAAAGGCGTGGCGTTAGAAGAGGAGGACATCCAACTCCTTGCGGAGGAAGGCTGGGAGGCGGCATTAGACGTTTCGGCGAAAGGTAAATTAGCGACGACTTGGGCGACATTGAAAGCCCAGTAG
- a CDS encoding GDSL family lipase: protein MQLKPDAPQLTWQGAVSLQKTEAWVMPWRTPHPMHVLFPEPLLERSAMPAGVRISFRSNTTRISGSIVPQNESGMLDLCCEGEIVASLDLTQKDSFAFDGLSGEEKLIELWLPQFGSFQLRNLEIDNGATLNPFNDTRPRWVTYGSSITQCRTAASPTQTWPAIVARQHDLNLTCLGYGGQCHLDAMVARMIRDLPADYISMCLGINIQGASSLGPRAFRPAIIGTVQIVREKHPDIPLVLMSPIYSPPREETPNTVGFHLKGMREEVQAAAEALQSHGDRNVHYVDGLRVFGTDYEHLLPDALHPDAEGYRVMGKNFIAEVAEKFFV from the coding sequence ATGCAATTGAAGCCGGATGCACCGCAATTAACGTGGCAGGGGGCTGTCTCTCTGCAGAAAACCGAGGCGTGGGTGATGCCGTGGCGCACACCGCACCCGATGCATGTCCTATTTCCAGAGCCGCTACTGGAACGTTCGGCGATGCCCGCGGGCGTTCGCATCAGTTTTCGGAGCAATACGACACGAATTTCGGGCAGTATCGTACCGCAGAACGAAAGCGGGATGCTGGATCTCTGTTGTGAGGGTGAAATTGTCGCCTCGCTTGACCTAACGCAAAAAGACAGTTTTGCTTTTGACGGGTTGTCTGGTGAGGAAAAATTGATTGAGTTGTGGCTACCCCAATTCGGAAGTTTTCAACTCCGCAACTTGGAGATAGATAATGGCGCGACCCTAAACCCGTTCAACGACACTCGACCCCGATGGGTGACCTATGGCAGTTCTATCACACAGTGTCGGACAGCGGCATCGCCGACACAGACATGGCCCGCGATTGTCGCACGTCAACACGATTTGAATCTAACCTGTCTTGGTTACGGTGGACAGTGCCATCTCGATGCAATGGTGGCACGGATGATCCGTGATCTGCCTGCCGATTATATCTCGATGTGTCTCGGCATTAACATTCAAGGCGCATCCAGTTTAGGACCACGTGCGTTTCGTCCCGCAATTATCGGGACAGTCCAGATTGTCCGTGAGAAACATCCAGATATACCGCTCGTCCTGATGTCGCCTATCTATTCCCCACCGAGGGAGGAGACGCCAAACACCGTAGGGTTCCATCTCAAGGGGATGCGTGAGGAGGTGCAAGCCGCTGCTGAGGCGCTTCAATCGCACGGGGATCGGAACGTCCATTACGTTGATGGATTGCGTGTGTTTGGGACTGATTACGAACATCTGCTCCCAGATGCCCTACATCCAGATGCGGAGGGCTACCGAGTTATGGGCAAGAATTTCATAGCCGAGGTTGCCGAGAAATTTTTTGTATAA
- a CDS encoding sugar phosphate isomerase/epimerase, which translates to MIDVCYFADEVSKTDFEEAIKLGVQAGANTVEIRGGVWGKHVTEIDDDDVKRVQDVLSAYNVRVASVGSPFGKCAIDDPQEYEQHRRHFDRMATLAHAFDTQIIRGFTFWNPNRRIKGAPRPDINDYMERIVEKLSLVVPVAESANVTLCFENESACLAGTCEETRAVIDALGNSPALTSCWDVNNGMHCGENPLPEGYAHIKGLVRHVHVKPNSEKNLDPIGDTGLHYKQLLETLVADGFTGAASIEHWGQPENMLKGVRQLRALVDTL; encoded by the coding sequence ATGATTGATGTTTGCTATTTTGCTGATGAGGTTTCTAAAACCGATTTTGAGGAAGCCATTAAGCTCGGTGTTCAAGCCGGGGCAAATACCGTCGAAATCCGCGGCGGGGTTTGGGGAAAGCACGTGACCGAGATTGACGATGATGATGTGAAGCGTGTTCAAGATGTGCTTAGTGCTTATAATGTCCGTGTTGCGAGTGTTGGATCACCTTTCGGTAAATGCGCCATTGACGATCCGCAGGAATACGAACAGCATCGACGCCATTTTGACCGGATGGCGACGTTGGCACACGCATTTGATACCCAAATCATTCGAGGATTTACGTTTTGGAATCCGAATCGCCGTATCAAAGGCGCGCCACGCCCGGATATTAACGACTATATGGAACGCATCGTTGAGAAACTCTCGCTCGTGGTTCCGGTTGCAGAGTCCGCGAACGTTACACTCTGTTTTGAAAACGAAAGTGCCTGTCTCGCCGGAACCTGTGAAGAGACGCGCGCTGTTATCGATGCACTCGGAAATAGTCCTGCCCTAACCTCGTGCTGGGATGTCAACAACGGAATGCACTGCGGAGAAAACCCCTTGCCAGAGGGGTACGCCCATATTAAGGGATTGGTACGGCACGTCCATGTGAAACCCAATAGTGAGAAAAATCTTGATCCGATTGGCGACACAGGGTTGCACTATAAGCAGTTGTTAGAGACGCTTGTCGCTGACGGATTCACTGGTGCCGCAAGCATTGAGCACTGGGGACAACCAGAGAATATGTTGAAGGGGGTGCGGCAACTGCGCGCCTTAGTTGACACTCTCTAA
- a CDS encoding peroxiredoxin family protein, whose amino-acid sequence MQEGYEDIQAEGAELIAISADPIATVNSTQQMLQATYLLLSDENTKTIAAYNVIDPSEVEVARPTTYIVNQDGNIAWKYLDVKSGKRVGPEPILAQLKKF is encoded by the coding sequence TTGCAGGAGGGGTATGAAGACATTCAAGCCGAAGGTGCCGAACTGATCGCTATCAGTGCTGATCCGATAGCAACTGTTAATTCAACGCAGCAGATGCTTCAAGCCACCTATCTCTTGCTCTCGGATGAAAATACCAAGACGATTGCTGCTTATAATGTCATTGACCCAAGTGAAGTCGAGGTGGCACGCCCAACGACCTATATTGTTAATCAGGATGGTAACATCGCGTGGAAATATCTCGATGTCAAGAGTGGTAAGCGCGTTGGTCCTGAGCCAATACTTGCACAATTGAAGAAATTTTAG
- a CDS encoding redoxin domain-containing protein, whose amino-acid sequence MQSKLMNNWIVNLKLPFSRKADLVPFSILCAYIIFCFSACGNAERTTHVVTAPEDAAKKLPMGEGLDLGALAPDFSLPDGDGEFHSLSEYRGQKLVIVFYRTGT is encoded by the coding sequence ATGCAATCTAAACTGATGAACAATTGGATTGTAAACCTGAAATTGCCATTTTCGAGGAAGGCTGATTTAGTGCCTTTCTCAATTCTGTGCGCTTATATTATTTTTTGCTTTTCTGCTTGTGGCAACGCAGAGCGGACAACCCATGTTGTAACAGCGCCAGAGGACGCAGCGAAAAAACTCCCTATGGGTGAAGGATTGGACCTCGGCGCACTCGCACCCGATTTCTCGCTTCCAGATGGTGATGGGGAATTCCATAGTCTTTCGGAGTATCGCGGGCAGAAACTCGTTATTGTTTTCTACCGCACCGGCACATGA
- a CDS encoding sulfatase, giving the protein MALKKPNIVVYLSDDHGWEYLGCYGNTQIQTPHLDSLAAEGVRFTHAFTPTPTCAPSRSTLYTGLYPARHGAMGNHTECHAHLEALPQTLRELGYRVAIAGKTHVKPETLFDFEYIGGFLPKCSEHNRKYRAEGLDTAPVERFLSSHRQENPDQPICLILGDSNPHVTWEPNKIYEPDTLSLPPYIADTPIARSALANYYQDITTMDTRIGEVDKMLEAHGYADNTLFIYTTDHGAEWPHCKWTLYDTGIRLPFLAKWHGEIPANTVSDAMVSHVDFFPTLIDIAGGEPLDGLDGKSFKNVLLGRQTTFRDKIYGTHTRDGNMNVFPQRCVRTTRYKYILNLMPENRWTTHFTEVAGIPESHAEVWNSWVEKAETDPQTAQLVYLTQHHPVEELYDVTTDPYEFNNLAFNTEMRPILEEMRADVRHWMHSQDDEGRRETCNLN; this is encoded by the coding sequence ATGGCATTGAAGAAGCCGAATATCGTTGTTTACCTGTCTGACGATCACGGTTGGGAATACCTCGGTTGTTACGGGAACACACAGATCCAAACCCCACATCTGGATAGTCTCGCTGCTGAGGGAGTCCGTTTTACACACGCTTTCACACCGACACCGACATGTGCCCCTTCCCGTTCGACACTCTATACAGGGCTTTATCCTGCTCGACACGGTGCGATGGGCAATCATACAGAGTGCCACGCCCATCTTGAGGCATTGCCGCAGACACTTCGAGAACTCGGGTATCGCGTGGCGATCGCCGGAAAAACGCATGTGAAGCCGGAGACACTCTTCGATTTTGAGTATATCGGGGGTTTCCTTCCAAAGTGCTCCGAACATAACCGGAAATATCGGGCAGAAGGGCTTGACACCGCGCCCGTTGAACGCTTTCTTTCAAGCCATCGACAAGAGAATCCAGATCAACCCATCTGTCTCATCCTTGGCGATAGCAATCCACATGTTACGTGGGAACCGAACAAAATCTATGAGCCAGATACCTTGTCGCTACCGCCCTATATTGCCGATACGCCTATCGCTCGGAGTGCACTTGCCAACTACTATCAGGACATCACCACGATGGACACCCGCATCGGCGAGGTCGATAAAATGTTAGAAGCACACGGGTATGCCGATAATACACTCTTTATCTACACGACCGACCACGGTGCCGAGTGGCCCCACTGTAAATGGACCTTGTATGACACCGGTATCCGTCTACCGTTTCTCGCAAAGTGGCACGGCGAGATTCCAGCCAACACTGTCTCGGATGCGATGGTTTCGCACGTTGATTTCTTCCCGACGCTCATAGACATCGCTGGTGGCGAACCATTGGATGGTTTAGATGGCAAGAGTTTTAAGAATGTCCTGCTCGGACGACAAACAACTTTCCGCGATAAAATCTACGGCACACATACCCGCGACGGAAACATGAATGTATTCCCGCAGCGTTGCGTCCGCACGACACGCTACAAATACATCTTGAACCTGATGCCTGAAAACAGATGGACAACCCACTTCACTGAGGTTGCAGGCATTCCAGAAAGCCACGCTGAAGTGTGGAACAGTTGGGTCGAAAAAGCCGAAACCGATCCGCAAACGGCACAACTCGTTTATCTCACACAACATCACCCTGTAGAGGAATTATACGATGTGACGACGGACCCGTATGAGTTCAACAATTTGGCGTTCAATACGGAGATGCGCCCAATTCTTGAAGAGATGCGCGCCGATGTCCGGCACTGGATGCACTCACAGGACGATGAAGGGAGACGTGAAACATGCAATCTAAACTGA
- a CDS encoding phytanoyl-CoA dioxygenase family protein, with protein MRRWQPNAEQKAQYETEGYFILRNLISEDVAAQLRGVIRNVLMLPNAGEFADYDPMDPMDDSPQGRIARFRKLANFCVESPLIWHNIHAGPAVLNIARYFLGDDIIMKFNSCFLKPARTGAATPWHQDNGLWRDGETEPFNFWIPLEPATRENGCMQFIPGSHKTEIVEHVLYPDSIHGELPREAVQEMIEKHGTHHIELDTGDVVIWHSSLWHYSPPNKSEKSRIAVAGVYTNPEISKTRNRWHNFRWVMKSGKVCTQFPPEVVIMKNKPAEPPKPFPPAKDD; from the coding sequence GCTGAACAGAAGGCACAATATGAAACCGAAGGCTACTTTATCCTCCGAAATCTTATTTCAGAGGATGTGGCAGCACAACTCCGCGGTGTCATTCGCAACGTCCTTATGCTACCCAACGCTGGTGAATTCGCCGATTACGATCCCATGGATCCGATGGACGATTCACCACAGGGACGTATCGCACGCTTTCGTAAACTCGCCAACTTCTGTGTCGAATCTCCGCTGATATGGCACAACATCCACGCCGGTCCGGCAGTGCTCAACATCGCACGCTATTTCCTCGGCGACGATATCATCATGAAGTTCAACAGTTGCTTCCTCAAACCCGCGCGTACCGGTGCCGCAACGCCGTGGCACCAAGACAACGGACTCTGGCGTGATGGGGAAACGGAACCTTTCAACTTCTGGATACCCCTTGAACCGGCGACGCGCGAGAACGGATGCATGCAGTTCATCCCCGGTAGCCACAAAACCGAGATTGTTGAACACGTCTTGTATCCCGATAGCATACACGGTGAACTGCCGCGTGAAGCCGTTCAGGAGATGATCGAAAAGCACGGGACCCATCATATTGAATTGGATACCGGAGATGTCGTCATTTGGCACAGTAGTCTGTGGCACTATAGTCCGCCGAACAAGAGCGAAAAGAGCCGTATTGCTGTCGCCGGGGTCTATACAAATCCAGAGATTTCTAAGACGCGTAATCGTTGGCATAACTTCCGATGGGTAATGAAGAGCGGTAAAGTGTGCACCCAATTCCCGCCCGAAGTTGTCATTATGAAAAATAAACCCGCTGAACCACCGAAGCCGTTTCCACCTGCTAAGGACGACTAA